A portion of the Hoylesella buccalis ATCC 35310 genome contains these proteins:
- a CDS encoding glycosyltransferase family 4 protein, producing MKILLLGEYSNVHWTLAEGLRQLGHQVTVLSNGDFWKNYPRDINLTRKLGKMGGISYLARLYALLPKLRDFDVVQVINPMFLELKAHRIEPIYHYLRRHNRKIFLAAFGMDYYWVNTCCTTMPLRYSDFNMGHELRNTPDALKERKDWLGTDKQQLNEYIANSCHGIIAGLYEYWACYQPIFPQKTTFIPYPIRVSTSNDVVKNKEDGKLKLFIGINKERSVYKGTDIMLAAAQAIVRKYPQQVQLKIAENVPFEEYKKMMNGSDAILDQLYSYTPSMNALEAMSRGIICIGGGEPENYEILKETELRPIINVEPSYESVEHELELLVQHPERVKRLQQQSMEYIKKHHDYVQVAKQYVDFYNKSFTP from the coding sequence ATGAAAATACTACTCCTTGGAGAATATAGTAACGTACACTGGACATTGGCCGAAGGATTACGCCAGCTTGGCCACCAAGTGACGGTTCTTTCCAATGGCGATTTCTGGAAAAATTATCCCCGTGACATCAATCTGACAAGGAAACTTGGCAAGATGGGAGGCATCTCTTATCTGGCAAGACTGTATGCACTCTTGCCCAAACTTCGAGATTTTGATGTGGTGCAGGTCATCAACCCCATGTTCCTCGAACTTAAGGCACACCGCATCGAACCGATATACCACTATTTGCGCAGACACAATCGGAAGATATTCTTGGCAGCCTTTGGCATGGACTACTATTGGGTAAATACGTGTTGCACCACCATGCCATTGCGCTATAGCGATTTTAACATGGGGCATGAACTGAGAAATACACCCGATGCACTGAAAGAACGAAAAGACTGGCTGGGCACTGATAAACAACAGTTGAACGAATATATCGCAAACTCTTGCCATGGCATTATAGCCGGATTGTATGAATATTGGGCATGTTATCAACCCATCTTCCCACAAAAAACAACCTTCATCCCCTATCCTATCCGTGTTTCAACAAGCAACGACGTTGTTAAAAATAAAGAAGATGGCAAATTAAAATTGTTTATTGGCATCAACAAAGAGCGGTCGGTCTACAAAGGAACGGATATCATGTTGGCTGCTGCACAGGCAATCGTGCGTAAATATCCCCAGCAAGTTCAGTTGAAAATTGCCGAGAATGTGCCTTTCGAAGAATATAAAAAGATGATGAATGGTTCTGACGCCATCCTGGATCAACTATACAGTTATACGCCATCCATGAACGCTCTGGAGGCCATGAGCCGAGGTATCATCTGCATCGGTGGCGGCGAACCGGAGAATTACGAAATACTGAAGGAAACGGAGCTAAGGCCCATCATCAACGTAGAACCTTCCTACGAAAGCGTTGAGCATGAGTTGGAGCTGCTGGTACAACATCCTGAACGAGTGAAACGGCTACAACAACAAAGCATGGAATATATCAAGAAGCACCACGACTATGTGCAGGTGGCAAAGCAATATGTAGATTTTTATAACAAAAGTTTCACTCCCTGA
- a CDS encoding NAD(+) synthase, with protein sequence MKSGFIKVACAVPLVKVADCKYNVEQTEAQIAQAEEQGVEIIVFPELGITSYTCQDLFQQNLLLDASEAAVLHLLEFTRKLDVIVIIGLPIIVGDLLLNCGMVIQQGQIIGVIPKTYLPDYSEFYEKRSFASSQDLKETTIHYAGQNIVVTPDPQIFVTADGVQFGVEICEDVWAPVPPSNTLALAGADIIFNLSASDALIGKYNYLKSLLSQQSSRTITGYVYAASGFGESTQDLVYAGNGLIYEKGTMLAEGKRFTFEGQMHAAQIDIEMLRAERRTNSTYVNAQRQVNNYAKQRGFSDNLSPNQFAIFSNGSAIHYLPCLPCLRSYDFKLEREINPHPFLPDAEQLDESCQEVLNIQSMGLATRIKHIGCRNAVLGISGGLDSTLALLVCVLTFDQLGYDRKGIIGVTMPGFGTTDRTYHNAIDLMQELGITIKEIDIRKSVNQHFEDIGHDPNVHDATYENCQARERTQILMDLSNQLNALVVGTGDLSELALGWATYNGDHMSMYGVNAGVPKTMIRFLVRFYAQHLTKDDQTARILMDVIDTPISPELTPADEHGDIKQKTEDLVGPYELHDFFLYYFLRFGFRPRKIFLLAKKAFAETKPQQRQGLEGDSLKMIGYYDEETIKKWLKVFCKRFFSQQFKRSCLPDGPKVVSVSLSPRGDWRMPSDATSRLWLEECDSL encoded by the coding sequence ATGAAATCAGGATTTATTAAGGTAGCATGTGCAGTACCACTGGTCAAGGTGGCAGACTGCAAGTACAATGTCGAGCAAACTGAAGCTCAGATTGCTCAAGCAGAAGAACAGGGTGTCGAGATTATCGTCTTTCCTGAGTTGGGCATCACTTCCTACACGTGTCAGGATCTGTTTCAGCAGAATCTTTTATTAGATGCGTCAGAAGCTGCTGTACTTCATTTGTTGGAGTTCACGCGAAAGTTAGATGTCATTGTCATCATTGGGTTGCCTATCATTGTCGGTGATTTGCTCTTGAATTGCGGCATGGTCATTCAGCAAGGACAGATCATTGGAGTGATTCCAAAGACGTACCTGCCCGATTACAGTGAGTTTTATGAGAAGAGATCGTTTGCGTCTTCACAAGATTTGAAGGAAACAACCATACATTATGCCGGACAGAACATCGTAGTGACCCCGGATCCACAAATCTTCGTTACTGCCGACGGTGTGCAATTCGGTGTAGAAATATGTGAGGACGTGTGGGCCCCCGTTCCACCAAGTAATACGTTGGCATTGGCAGGTGCAGACATCATCTTCAACCTCTCGGCCAGTGATGCTCTGATTGGAAAGTACAACTACCTCAAGAGCCTGCTCTCTCAACAAAGTTCCAGAACCATCACGGGGTATGTCTATGCGGCCAGTGGTTTTGGTGAGAGTACGCAAGACTTGGTTTATGCGGGCAATGGACTCATCTATGAAAAAGGTACCATGCTGGCAGAGGGGAAACGCTTCACCTTCGAAGGACAGATGCATGCCGCACAAATAGACATTGAGATGTTGAGAGCCGAGCGCAGAACCAACTCGACGTATGTCAATGCTCAGCGACAAGTAAATAATTACGCCAAGCAAAGAGGATTTTCTGACAACTTGAGCCCTAATCAGTTTGCCATTTTCAGCAATGGATCGGCCATCCATTACCTGCCATGCCTGCCATGTCTGCGGTCGTATGACTTTAAGCTTGAGCGCGAGATTAATCCACATCCCTTCCTCCCAGATGCAGAACAACTGGATGAAAGTTGTCAGGAGGTACTCAACATCCAGTCGATGGGATTGGCTACGCGCATCAAGCACATAGGTTGCCGCAACGCTGTCCTGGGCATCAGTGGTGGCTTGGATTCTACGTTGGCACTGTTGGTTTGCGTGTTGACGTTCGACCAACTTGGTTACGACCGCAAAGGAATCATCGGTGTGACCATGCCTGGCTTCGGAACGACAGACCGAACCTATCACAATGCCATTGATTTGATGCAAGAGCTTGGTATCACCATCAAGGAAATCGACATCCGTAAGAGCGTCAACCAGCATTTTGAAGACATTGGGCATGACCCCAATGTACATGATGCGACGTATGAAAACTGTCAGGCTCGCGAGCGCACACAGATATTAATGGATTTGAGCAATCAGCTCAATGCTTTGGTGGTTGGCACAGGCGACTTGTCTGAATTGGCCTTAGGGTGGGCAACTTATAATGGCGACCACATGTCTATGTATGGTGTTAACGCAGGGGTTCCTAAGACTATGATTCGTTTTTTGGTACGCTTCTATGCCCAACACCTCACCAAGGATGACCAGACCGCGCGTATCTTGATGGATGTTATTGATACGCCTATCTCGCCCGAGTTGACACCTGCCGACGAGCATGGGGATATTAAGCAAAAGACAGAGGATCTGGTGGGCCCGTACGAGTTGCACGATTTCTTCCTTTATTATTTCTTACGTTTTGGCTTCCGTCCTCGCAAGATATTCTTGTTGGCCAAAAAAGCTTTCGCAGAAACAAAACCGCAGCAGCGGCAAGGTTTAGAGGGTGACTCGCTCAAGATGATAGGATATTATGATGAGGAAACTATTAAGAAGTGGCTCAAGGTATTTTGCAAGCGTTTCTTCTCTCAGCAATTCAAGCGTTCATGTTTGCCTGATGGACCGAAGGTGGTCAGCGTGAGCTTAAGTCCTCGTGGTGATTGGCGCATGCCAAGCGACGCTACCAGCAGACTTTGGTTAGAAGAGTGTGACAGCTTGTAA
- a CDS encoding DUF2027 domain-containing protein, whose product MKIGDKVSFLSESGGGIIAGFQGKNIVLVEDEDGFQIPTPINEVVLVREDDYSTSKVVSSLSPKPTSVKQAISHAEMDEEEEDIEQDPADKEITFRAPVEERKGGNQLSCYLAFVPLDIKEVTHTRFECYFVNDSNYYVRFTYLAAEGQSWTLKATQEVEPNTKEFIEEFGREDLNELGRVAIQLIAYKREKPFILKPTVDMQFRVDPVKFYKLHTFEENDFFEQPALLYTIIEKDKTARPLVVDPTALKAEMYQKAEQDHTKVASSEKAKADTYMSRYDDKRRKGNPFVMKHRGDDNLLVVDLHANELLDSTAGMSATDILNYQLKKFRDTIAEYANKKGQKIIFIHGKGEGVLRRALINDLNYRYKKYPYQDASFQEYGYGATQVTIK is encoded by the coding sequence GCGGTGGTATCATCGCAGGATTCCAAGGAAAAAACATCGTATTGGTAGAGGATGAAGATGGTTTTCAGATTCCTACTCCCATCAATGAAGTAGTGCTTGTTCGGGAAGATGACTATAGCACCAGCAAAGTTGTGAGTTCTCTTTCACCGAAACCTACTTCTGTGAAGCAGGCCATCAGCCATGCTGAAATGGATGAGGAGGAGGAAGATATAGAGCAAGACCCGGCTGACAAGGAGATTACCTTCCGTGCTCCGGTAGAAGAGCGTAAGGGTGGCAATCAACTTAGTTGCTATCTTGCCTTTGTACCATTGGATATCAAGGAGGTGACCCATACGAGATTCGAATGTTATTTCGTGAACGACAGCAACTATTATGTTCGATTCACTTACCTTGCTGCAGAAGGACAGAGCTGGACGTTGAAGGCTACACAGGAAGTAGAGCCTAATACAAAAGAGTTTATCGAGGAGTTTGGGCGTGAGGATTTAAATGAATTGGGTCGGGTAGCCATCCAACTGATTGCCTACAAGCGTGAGAAACCATTCATCTTGAAGCCAACAGTGGATATGCAGTTCAGGGTTGATCCAGTGAAATTCTACAAGCTTCACACCTTCGAAGAGAACGACTTCTTTGAGCAGCCAGCCTTGCTGTACACCATCATCGAAAAGGATAAAACCGCACGACCGTTGGTTGTAGACCCTACAGCTTTAAAGGCCGAGATGTATCAAAAGGCTGAACAAGATCACACCAAAGTTGCATCGTCGGAAAAAGCAAAGGCCGACACGTACATGAGTCGGTACGATGACAAGCGCCGAAAAGGAAATCCTTTTGTGATGAAGCATCGGGGTGATGACAATCTTCTGGTGGTTGACCTGCATGCCAATGAGTTGTTGGACTCTACTGCGGGCATGAGTGCCACGGATATTCTGAATTACCAATTGAAGAAGTTTCGTGACACTATAGCTGAGTATGCTAATAAGAAGGGGCAAAAAATCATCTTCATCCATGGTAAAGGTGAGGGTGTGCTGAGGCGAGCGCTCATCAATGACCTGAATTATCGCTACAAGAAATATCCATATCAGGACGCAAGTTTCCAGGAATATGGTTACGGAGCGACGCAGGTGACGATTAAATAA